The Grimontia kaedaensis genome has a window encoding:
- a CDS encoding ExbD/TolR family protein, with protein sequence MRFQRHQKQREDAQIDLTSMLDIVFIMLIFFIVTSTFVRESGVDVNRPTASNATAQKSVGIYVAVTANNDIFIDKTRVDEERVEATLTRLVSEQPEASLVIQADEHAYSGTVVKVIDAAKGAGIVKIALAAEKP encoded by the coding sequence ATGAGATTTCAACGTCACCAAAAACAGCGTGAAGATGCACAAATCGATCTGACTTCGATGCTCGATATCGTCTTCATTATGCTGATCTTCTTTATCGTCACCAGCACCTTTGTTCGTGAATCTGGTGTGGATGTGAACCGTCCAACGGCGAGTAATGCCACAGCACAAAAGAGTGTTGGGATTTATGTCGCGGTCACCGCAAACAATGATATTTTTATCGACAAAACCCGTGTTGATGAAGAACGTGTCGAAGCGACGCTGACCCGTCTGGTCAGTGAACAGCCTGAAGCCTCACTGGTTATCCAGGCGGACGAGCACGCTTACAGTGGCACAGTTGTGAAAGTGATAGATGCAGCGAAAGGCGCGGGCATCGTCAAAATTGCGTTGGCAGCGGAGAAGCCATAA
- a CDS encoding MotA/TolQ/ExbB proton channel family protein translates to MTEITLLELPSVQDWWLSLNDFMTQGGPVLWGLALVAALSWLLVFERLLFLITTFPSLKKQTIAKWQLREDKASWVSQSMRESWLFEARTQLYRNLNFLKALVAICPMLGLLGTVTGMISVFDLMALEGTGEPRSMAAGISLATLPTMAGMVIALAGLFAHARLQKTCERREASLTQALRSQA, encoded by the coding sequence ATGACAGAAATAACCCTTCTGGAGTTGCCAAGTGTTCAAGACTGGTGGCTCTCCCTTAATGACTTTATGACCCAAGGCGGCCCAGTACTTTGGGGTTTGGCCTTGGTTGCGGCACTGAGTTGGTTGCTGGTGTTTGAACGTTTACTGTTTCTTATCACCACCTTTCCAAGCCTGAAAAAGCAAACTATTGCGAAATGGCAATTAAGGGAAGACAAAGCCTCTTGGGTGTCGCAGTCTATGCGCGAAAGCTGGTTGTTTGAAGCGCGTACCCAACTCTATCGTAATCTCAACTTCCTGAAAGCGTTGGTGGCGATTTGCCCAATGCTTGGTCTGCTTGGCACAGTGACAGGGATGATTTCTGTGTTTGACTTAATGGCGTTGGAAGGGACGGGCGAGCCCCGCTCAATGGCGGCGGGTATTTCACTGGCGACCCTGCCAACCATGGCAGGTATGGTCATTGCGCTGGCAGGGCTGTTTGCCCATGCAAGGCTTCAGAAAACCTGTGAGCGCCGGGAGGCATCATTGACTCAGGCACTAAGGAGTCAGGCATGA
- a CDS encoding MotA/TolQ/ExbB proton channel family protein yields MKNIFAFALSAMLLVAPASANLVSETKTAQAESQQHNATREAGFNATERELKAKLEALKAQQVALEAETEQLSDAFSANEETLAALEETLRLETGSLGEVFGVVRQAGREVNAERYNAPATINQADMDSALDAISDAKSLPSLPTLSAFWKGMKEELKNSGEIGSETVSVRDNSGVVTPQEVLRLGNIGLVNNDGYLEWDSARQQANLLPVVEGGLNSTLLFSLSSGELALVDPTRGTVIKQLANTPTLADRFDQGGIVGKIIAALLVVGLIIALVRGFSMFRARIAIAKQIKTPMQPGDNPLGRILNVYRNEPDRSLDTLELRLMEAIMDEQQHFEKGLSMLKLLAALAPMLGLLGTVTGMIETFQVITQYGNGDPTIMAGGISMALVTTVLGLVAAIPLLLTHNILSTQADTLRGTLEKVGVSLVAEQSETSNNVRPIVKLA; encoded by the coding sequence TGAGTGCCATGTTGCTCGTTGCACCCGCATCGGCGAATTTGGTGAGTGAAACCAAAACTGCCCAAGCTGAATCGCAACAACATAATGCGACCCGTGAAGCTGGATTTAATGCGACAGAACGAGAACTAAAAGCCAAACTTGAGGCGCTCAAAGCCCAACAAGTAGCTTTGGAAGCCGAAACCGAGCAGCTCAGCGACGCGTTCAGCGCAAATGAGGAAACTCTCGCCGCGCTGGAAGAAACACTGAGACTCGAAACCGGCAGTCTGGGTGAAGTGTTTGGTGTTGTTCGTCAGGCGGGTCGTGAGGTGAACGCTGAGCGCTACAATGCGCCAGCCACCATCAATCAGGCTGATATGGATAGCGCATTGGATGCGATATCAGACGCGAAATCCTTACCTTCTCTTCCAACACTGTCGGCGTTCTGGAAAGGCATGAAGGAAGAGCTGAAAAATAGTGGCGAGATCGGTTCAGAAACGGTCAGTGTGCGTGACAACAGCGGTGTAGTGACTCCTCAAGAGGTACTGCGTCTCGGGAACATTGGTCTTGTTAACAATGACGGATATCTTGAGTGGGACAGTGCCCGCCAACAGGCCAACCTGCTTCCTGTGGTTGAAGGGGGCTTGAACAGTACGTTGCTATTTTCGTTGTCGAGTGGTGAGTTGGCATTGGTGGATCCGACACGTGGCACTGTGATTAAGCAACTGGCAAACACGCCGACACTGGCTGACCGCTTTGATCAAGGTGGGATAGTTGGGAAAATTATCGCTGCGCTGTTAGTAGTTGGACTGATCATCGCCTTGGTTCGCGGCTTTAGCATGTTCCGGGCGCGTATTGCCATTGCTAAACAAATCAAAACACCTATGCAGCCGGGTGATAACCCATTGGGTCGCATTCTTAATGTCTATCGCAATGAGCCGGACCGATCACTCGACACGCTGGAACTGCGTTTGATGGAAGCCATCATGGATGAGCAACAGCATTTCGAAAAAGGTCTGTCGATGCTGAAATTGCTGGCAGCGCTCGCTCCAATGTTGGGTCTTCTGGGAACTGTAACGGGGATGATTGAAACCTTCCAGGTCATCACCCAATATGGCAACGGTGACCCCACTATTATGGCGGGAGGCATCTCAATGGCGCTAGTGACCACAGTTCTTGGTCTTGTCGCCGCTATTCCGCTTCTGCTTACTCATAACATTCTCAGCACCCAAGCCGATACGTTACGTGGCACGCTGGAAAAAGTGGGTGTTAGCTTGGTGGCTGAACAGTCTGAAACCTCAAATAACGTTCGACCAATAGTGAAGCTGGCATGA